In Niallia sp. FSL W8-0635, one genomic interval encodes:
- the atpD gene encoding F0F1 ATP synthase subunit beta gives MSTGRILQVMGPVVDVKFDGGSLPDINNAIRVVPGPNSTSNVELTLEVALHLGDNTVRAIAMSSTDGVTRGSEVIDTGKSISVPVGDVTLGRVFNVLGETIDLDAEIPASARRDSIHREAPKFEQLSTQVEILETGIKVVDLLAPYIKGGKIGLFGGAGVGKTVLIQELINNIAQEHGGISVFAGVGERTREGNDLYHEMTDSGVIKKTAMVFGQMNEPPGARMRVALTGLTMAEYFRDEQGQDVLFFIDNIFRFTQAGSEVSALLGRMPSAVGYQPTLATEMGRLQERITSTNVGSVTSIQAIYVPADDYTDPAPATTFAHLDATTNLERKLTEMGIYPAVDPLASTSRALSAEIVGEEHYNVARNVQSTLQRYRELQDIISILGMDELNDEDKLVVHRARRIQFFLSQNFHVAEQFTGQKGSYVPVKETVKGFKDILDGKYDHLPEDAFRLVGRIEEAVEKAKSMGVEV, from the coding sequence ATGAGCACAGGACGAATTCTTCAGGTTATGGGACCAGTTGTTGACGTGAAGTTCGATGGAGGAAGTCTGCCTGACATTAACAACGCAATAAGAGTTGTTCCAGGTCCAAATAGTACTTCTAACGTAGAATTAACACTTGAAGTGGCCCTTCATTTAGGTGATAACACAGTTCGAGCTATTGCAATGTCTTCTACAGATGGTGTTACAAGAGGCTCAGAGGTAATAGATACTGGAAAATCTATTTCCGTTCCTGTTGGTGATGTTACATTAGGTCGTGTATTTAATGTATTAGGAGAAACAATCGATTTAGATGCAGAAATACCAGCAAGTGCTAGACGTGATTCTATTCACAGAGAAGCTCCTAAGTTTGAACAATTATCAACACAAGTAGAAATTTTAGAAACTGGTATTAAAGTAGTAGACTTATTAGCACCATATATTAAAGGTGGTAAAATTGGTCTATTTGGTGGAGCCGGTGTAGGTAAAACTGTTTTAATTCAGGAATTAATTAACAATATCGCACAAGAGCATGGTGGTATTTCCGTATTCGCAGGTGTAGGTGAACGTACACGTGAAGGAAATGATCTTTACCATGAAATGACAGATTCTGGTGTTATTAAGAAAACGGCAATGGTATTCGGACAAATGAACGAGCCACCAGGTGCTCGTATGCGTGTTGCCTTAACGGGATTAACAATGGCAGAATATTTCCGTGATGAACAAGGACAGGACGTTCTATTCTTCATTGATAATATTTTCCGCTTTACTCAAGCTGGTTCTGAGGTTTCTGCCTTACTTGGTCGTATGCCATCAGCGGTTGGTTACCAGCCAACATTAGCAACTGAAATGGGTAGATTACAAGAGCGTATTACATCAACAAATGTTGGTTCTGTAACATCTATCCAAGCTATCTATGTACCAGCGGATGACTATACAGATCCAGCACCAGCAACAACATTCGCTCACTTAGATGCTACAACAAACTTAGAGCGTAAATTAACAGAGATGGGTATTTATCCAGCGGTAGATCCACTTGCTTCTACATCTCGTGCCCTTTCAGCAGAAATCGTAGGGGAAGAGCATTATAATGTAGCAAGAAACGTACAATCTACACTACAACGTTACAGAGAGCTTCAAGATATCATCAGTATCCTTGGTATGGATGAGTTAAACGATGAAGACAAATTAGTTGTTCACCGTGCAAGAAGAATTCAATTCTTCCTATCTCAAAACTTCCATGTTGCGGAACAATTTACAGGTCAGAAAGGTTCTTATGTACCTGTAAAAGAAACCGTAAAAGGATTTAAAGATATTCTTGATGGTAAATATGATCATCTTCCAGAAGATGCATTCCGTTTAGTTGGACGTATCGAGGAAGCAGTAGAAAAAGCGAAATCTATGGGTGTAGAAGTATAA